One Yoonia sp. BS5-3 genomic window carries:
- a CDS encoding DUF4159 domain-containing protein, translated as MWSIGPIGFAAPWLLLGLIALPILWLLLRAVPPAPIRRRFPGVALLLGLADDETQSDRTPWWLLLLRLLAVAAVIIGFAGPVLNPQAARDGDGDLVIVLDGTWAGAATWDAKMDQVSALLTEAAIADRRAAVVTLTDLPNEPLPFAAPTDWQNRLPNLTPRPWQPGDPAAYFSEQTGAFETYWVSDGLDFPGHAALLDVLEGFGTVTAFQSPRPTIGLRPARFENGEVIVSATRTPIGNPLETVINAIGLDPAGVERQLATVPLVFEAGEAVAENALILPPELRNRITRFEIAAARSAGAVSLTDDALRRREVAMIAGRDEREELELLSPLYYLREALEPTADIIDGALEDVLLANPDVIILADVAILTDIEAQAVEDWVENGGMLLRFAGPRLAASDLGRAQEDPLLPVRLRSGGRSVGGAMSWGEPKALAPFSETSPFFGLPVPDDVTVTSQVVAQPDPTLAARVIAQLADGTPLVTRKSLGEGQVVLVHVTANAEWSTLPLSGLFVQMLERLAVSTRPVTPDAAELEGTTWQPNRLLDAYGRLEDGSDRPGVDGALLAEAQGAPGPDLPPGLYAGEDRQLAINVIGKDTMLNVVEWPSRITIEGLAVLRETALKGWLLSAAILMMLIDVIASLAVGGRLRGPRADVAAALAIALLSFGQNAEAQALQGDDFALRATSEVVLGHILTGDAETDRVAAAGLTGISQTLFRRTSIEPATPMAVNLETDELAFFPFLYWPITADQQLPSREAYGKLNRYLRSGGMIMFDTRDADTARFGSGSPEGRMLQSIARSLDIPPLEPIPADHVLTRTFYLLQDFPGRYASRDVWVEASAPDAEQIEGMPFRNLNDGVTPVIIGGNDWARAWAVNDNGTRMFPVGRGTAGERQREFALRFGVNVIMHVLTGNYKSDQVHVPDLLDRLGQ; from the coding sequence ATGTGGTCAATTGGTCCCATAGGTTTCGCAGCACCCTGGCTGCTTTTGGGTCTGATCGCACTGCCCATCTTGTGGCTTTTGCTGCGGGCTGTGCCGCCTGCCCCGATCCGGCGGCGCTTTCCGGGTGTGGCGCTGCTGCTGGGCCTTGCCGATGATGAAACACAATCAGACAGAACGCCTTGGTGGCTGCTCCTGTTGCGCCTTTTGGCCGTTGCGGCAGTGATCATCGGCTTTGCGGGGCCCGTGCTAAACCCACAGGCTGCACGCGATGGCGACGGCGATCTGGTCATCGTGCTGGATGGCACATGGGCCGGTGCCGCGACCTGGGACGCCAAGATGGATCAGGTGTCGGCCCTTTTGACCGAGGCAGCTATCGCAGACCGGCGGGCCGCTGTCGTCACGCTGACCGATCTGCCAAATGAGCCCCTGCCCTTTGCCGCCCCAACCGATTGGCAAAACCGGCTGCCCAATCTGACCCCGCGCCCATGGCAACCGGGCGACCCGGCTGCGTATTTCTCTGAACAAACAGGGGCATTTGAGACCTATTGGGTTTCTGACGGGCTTGACTTTCCGGGGCATGCTGCGCTGCTGGATGTTCTTGAGGGGTTCGGCACCGTGACCGCCTTCCAATCCCCCCGCCCGACAATCGGCCTGCGCCCGGCGCGCTTTGAAAATGGCGAGGTTATCGTCTCGGCAACACGCACACCAATCGGCAATCCGCTTGAGACAGTGATCAACGCCATCGGGCTTGATCCGGCCGGGGTTGAGCGGCAATTGGCCACTGTGCCTTTGGTCTTTGAAGCGGGTGAAGCCGTGGCTGAAAATGCACTGATCCTGCCGCCCGAGCTGCGCAATCGGATCACCCGGTTTGAAATCGCCGCCGCGCGCTCGGCCGGGGCAGTCAGCTTGACCGATGACGCGTTGCGCCGCCGCGAGGTCGCGATGATCGCCGGGCGGGATGAGCGCGAAGAGCTTGAGCTGTTGTCCCCGCTTTACTATCTGCGTGAGGCGCTTGAACCGACAGCCGACATTATCGATGGCGCGCTTGAGGATGTGCTGCTGGCCAATCCGGATGTGATCATTCTGGCCGATGTGGCGATCCTGACGGATATTGAGGCGCAAGCCGTTGAAGACTGGGTCGAAAATGGCGGGATGCTGCTGCGATTTGCGGGGCCGCGTCTGGCCGCATCTGATCTGGGCCGGGCACAGGAAGATCCGCTTTTGCCGGTGCGCCTGCGCTCGGGCGGGCGCAGTGTCGGCGGCGCCATGAGCTGGGGAGAGCCCAAAGCCCTGGCGCCGTTCAGCGAGACATCTCCGTTTTTCGGACTGCCGGTACCGGATGATGTGACTGTTACCAGCCAGGTCGTGGCCCAGCCCGACCCCACGCTTGCGGCCCGTGTGATCGCGCAGCTGGCCGATGGCACCCCGCTAGTGACCCGCAAGTCGCTTGGTGAAGGTCAGGTGGTGCTGGTGCATGTGACCGCCAATGCGGAATGGTCGACCCTGCCGCTATCAGGTCTGTTTGTGCAGATGCTGGAACGGCTTGCGGTCTCAACCCGGCCGGTCACGCCCGATGCGGCCGAGCTGGAAGGCACCACATGGCAGCCCAATCGGCTGTTGGATGCTTACGGGCGTCTCGAAGATGGCAGCGACAGGCCCGGTGTGGACGGCGCCCTATTGGCCGAGGCGCAAGGGGCGCCCGGCCCTGATCTGCCGCCTGGGCTTTATGCCGGCGAAGACCGCCAGCTGGCGATTAACGTGATCGGAAAGGATACCATGCTTAACGTCGTCGAATGGCCATCACGGATCACCATCGAAGGGCTCGCCGTGCTGCGCGAAACGGCGCTGAAAGGCTGGCTGCTGAGTGCCGCGATCCTGATGATGCTGATCGATGTGATTGCCTCGCTCGCTGTGGGCGGGCGGCTGCGCGGGCCGCGGGCTGATGTGGCGGCCGCTTTAGCGATTGCGCTGCTGTCCTTTGGGCAAAACGCCGAGGCACAAGCTCTGCAAGGCGATGATTTTGCGCTGCGGGCCACGTCAGAAGTCGTGCTGGGACATATCCTGACAGGGGATGCCGAAACCGACCGGGTGGCGGCGGCAGGGCTGACCGGAATTTCGCAAACGCTGTTCCGGCGGACATCGATTGAGCCAGCAACGCCAATGGCTGTGAACCTTGAAACGGATGAGCTGGCGTTTTTTCCATTTCTCTATTGGCCCATCACCGCTGACCAACAGCTGCCCAGCCGCGAAGCGTATGGCAAACTGAACCGCTATCTGCGGTCAGGCGGGATGATCATGTTCGACACGCGCGATGCTGATACTGCGCGCTTTGGCTCCGGCTCGCCCGAGGGGCGGATGCTACAATCAATTGCGCGCTCGCTTGATATCCCGCCGCTTGAACCGATCCCGGCAGACCATGTACTGACCCGAACCTTCTATCTGCTGCAGGATTTCCCGGGGCGCTATGCCAGCCGCGACGTCTGGGTCGAAGCCTCGGCACCGGATGCCGAACAGATCGAAGGAATGCCATTTCGGAACCTCAATGATGGGGTGACGCCGGTGATTATCGGCGGCAATGACTGGGCGCGGGCCTGGGCTGTCAATGACAATGGGACACGGATGTTTCCGGTCGGGCGCGGGACGGCCGGTGAAAGACAACGCGAATTTGCGCTGCGCTTTGGGGTGAATGTCATCATGCATGTGCTGACAGGAAATTATAAATCCGATCAGGTTCATGTCCCTGATCTTCTTGACAGGCTTGGCCAATGA
- a CDS encoding endonuclease/exonuclease/phosphatase family protein yields MKAFAVVLVILLTMIGCQTIRNSGNAALPPAARDTLRVATYNVHYIILRQQTGPWSVGDWERRKGPLDLAFKAIDADVIGFQEMESFARGNNQTNLTLDWLLANNPGYEAAAVGDPAVFPSTQPILYRADRLRLLDQGWFFFSDTPDVIYSRTFNGSFPAFTSWAQFEDQGSGQIFRVVNLHTDYASRANRIQSAQLVAARTAPWMDAGETLFVIGDLNARRGDRVHDILAETRLDFAPVQGATYHFNRGINLFGAIDHIGVSGDATLVGDPVVLRDKFDGEWPTDHYPVIADYRLGS; encoded by the coding sequence TTGAAAGCATTTGCAGTTGTCCTGGTGATCCTGCTGACAATGATCGGTTGCCAGACGATCCGCAATTCGGGCAATGCAGCACTGCCCCCTGCTGCCAGGGATACGCTGCGGGTCGCCACCTATAACGTGCATTACATCATCCTGCGCCAGCAGACCGGCCCATGGTCCGTCGGTGATTGGGAGCGGCGCAAAGGGCCGCTTGATTTGGCCTTCAAGGCCATCGACGCGGATGTGATCGGCTTTCAGGAAATGGAAAGCTTTGCCCGGGGAAATAATCAGACAAACCTGACATTGGATTGGCTGCTGGCCAACAATCCCGGCTATGAAGCCGCTGCTGTTGGTGATCCTGCCGTTTTCCCCTCGACCCAGCCGATCCTTTACCGGGCAGATCGGCTGCGGCTTCTGGATCAGGGCTGGTTTTTCTTCTCCGACACGCCCGATGTGATCTATTCGCGGACCTTTAACGGCTCTTTCCCGGCATTCACATCATGGGCGCAATTTGAAGATCAGGGCAGCGGCCAGATTTTTCGGGTGGTGAACCTGCATACCGATTATGCGAGCCGGGCAAACCGGATCCAATCTGCACAGCTGGTGGCCGCGCGGACTGCCCCCTGGATGGACGCAGGCGAGACGCTTTTTGTGATTGGCGATCTGAACGCCAGGCGCGGCGACCGGGTGCATGATATCCTGGCCGAGACAAGACTGGATTTCGCCCCGGTACAGGGGGCGACTTATCACTTTAATCGCGGCATCAACCTGTTTGGTGCCATCGATCATATCGGTGTCAGCGGCGATGCCACGCTTGTCGGTGATCCGGTCGTGCTGCGTGACAAATTCGATGGCGAATGGCCGACCGATCATTACCCTGTCATCGCCGATTACCGGCTTGGCAGCTAG
- a CDS encoding DUF599 domain-containing protein, with translation MKFLDQIALLSPVDWGAAGLIILSCFVIGWMIEHPGAKRPSVTILMSEQRREWMKVFVTRDPRIYDSQILTSLRQGTAFFASTSLLAIGGVLALVGNTEPLRGVAAEVSTIPVPVLIWQLKLGLVALFLTNAFLKFVWANRVFGYCAVMMSAVPNDPEDPAAYPRAAQAAELNIRAAMNFNRGLRSMYFALGALAWLIGAFALMIATFLVLWLVWSREFASIPRSILLKEKS, from the coding sequence ATGAAGTTTCTTGACCAGATCGCCTTGCTGTCCCCCGTCGATTGGGGTGCCGCCGGCCTGATTATCCTGTCTTGTTTTGTGATTGGCTGGATGATCGAACATCCCGGCGCCAAACGCCCATCCGTTACCATTTTGATGTCCGAGCAGCGACGCGAATGGATGAAAGTCTTTGTGACCCGGGATCCGCGTATTTATGACAGCCAAATCCTGACCAGCCTCAGGCAGGGGACAGCGTTTTTTGCCTCAACCAGTTTGCTGGCCATCGGGGGTGTGCTTGCGCTTGTCGGCAACACAGAGCCCTTGCGGGGTGTGGCCGCAGAGGTTTCGACCATTCCGGTGCCCGTCTTGATCTGGCAGTTGAAACTGGGCCTGGTGGCCTTGTTTTTGACCAATGCCTTTTTGAAATTTGTGTGGGCGAACCGGGTCTTTGGCTATTGCGCGGTGATGATGTCTGCGGTCCCAAATGATCCCGAAGATCCAGCAGCTTATCCACGGGCAGCCCAAGCGGCCGAGCTGAATATCCGGGCCGCGATGAACTTTAACCGCGGGCTGCGCAGCATGTATTTTGCGCTGGGCGCTTTGGCCTGGCTCATAGGCGCATTTGCGCTGATGATCGCCACGTTTTTGGTGTTATGGTTGGTCTGGTCACGGGAATTTGCATCGATTCCACGCAGCATTCTGTTAAAGGAAAAGTCATGA
- a CDS encoding FAD-linked oxidase C-terminal domain-containing protein, with amino-acid sequence MEMPAPDASVLSRKDYIVSRLRAVLPNDAVMADIAETRAYECDALTAYKCPPLCAVLPANTEEVSAVLSLCHELGVPVVPRGSGTSLAGGALPTADSVILGVAKMNQVIETNYDDRYITVQTGRTNLSVTGAVEADGFFYAPDPSSQLACAIAGNIAMNSGGAHCLKYGVTTNNLMGVKMVMMDGTVVDIGGAHLDAGGLDLLGLICGSEGQLGVVTEATLRILHKPEGARPVLMGYDSSEVAGQVVTDIIKAGVLPVAIEFMDRPCIEATENFAKAGYPMCEALLIVEVEGSEAEIDHQLDLIMKIAAKHNPVELRQAQDSDEAGRIWLGRKSAFGAMGQINDYMCLDGTIPVSSLPFVLKRIGEMSAEFGLKVGNVFHAGDGNMHPLILFDANKPGDLERCEAFGAEILKLCVEVGGCLTGEHGVGIEKRDLMHVQYDPADLEAQMAIKDVFDPKWLLNAAKVFPLDTSQPRRVA; translated from the coding sequence ATGGAGATGCCAGCCCCCGATGCCAGCGTTCTGTCCCGCAAGGATTACATCGTGTCGCGCCTGCGTGCCGTTCTGCCCAATGACGCGGTGATGGCCGATATTGCCGAGACACGCGCCTATGAATGCGACGCCCTGACCGCTTATAAATGTCCGCCCCTTTGCGCGGTTTTGCCAGCTAACACCGAAGAGGTTTCAGCAGTCTTAAGTCTGTGTCACGAACTGGGCGTGCCCGTTGTGCCGCGCGGGTCCGGTACATCGCTTGCCGGTGGCGCCTTGCCGACGGCAGATAGTGTGATCCTGGGCGTGGCCAAGATGAACCAGGTCATCGAAACAAATTACGATGATCGCTATATCACGGTGCAAACGGGGCGGACGAACCTGTCTGTCACAGGGGCGGTTGAAGCCGATGGGTTCTTTTATGCGCCTGACCCCTCTAGCCAACTGGCTTGCGCGATTGCAGGCAATATCGCGATGAATTCGGGTGGGGCCCATTGCCTGAAATATGGGGTGACGACCAATAATCTGATGGGCGTGAAGATGGTCATGATGGATGGCACCGTGGTCGATATTGGCGGGGCGCATCTGGATGCCGGGGGGCTTGATCTGCTGGGGCTGATCTGCGGATCAGAAGGCCAACTGGGCGTCGTGACCGAAGCCACGTTGCGCATTCTGCATAAGCCCGAAGGCGCGCGCCCGGTGCTGATGGGCTATGACAGCTCCGAAGTGGCAGGCCAGGTCGTGACCGATATTATCAAAGCAGGGGTCTTGCCCGTCGCCATCGAATTCATGGACCGCCCCTGTATCGAAGCGACCGAAAACTTCGCCAAGGCGGGCTATCCGATGTGCGAAGCGCTGCTGATCGTTGAGGTCGAAGGATCGGAGGCAGAGATCGACCACCAGCTTGATCTGATTATGAAAATCGCGGCCAAGCATAATCCGGTTGAGCTGCGCCAGGCCCAGGATAGCGACGAGGCCGGGCGTATTTGGCTCGGGCGCAAATCGGCCTTTGGCGCCATGGGCCAGATCAATGACTACATGTGTCTTGACGGAACGATTCCGGTTTCGTCTCTGCCCTTTGTGCTTAAGCGCATTGGCGAGATGTCCGCAGAGTTTGGCCTGAAAGTTGGCAATGTCTTTCACGCAGGCGATGGGAACATGCACCCGCTTATTCTGTTTGACGCCAACAAACCGGGCGATCTGGAACGTTGCGAGGCATTCGGCGCCGAGATCCTGAAACTATGTGTTGAGGTCGGCGGCTGCCTGACCGGCGAACATGGTGTGGGCATTGAAAAGCGCGATCTGATGCATGTTCAATATGATCCGGCCGATCTTGAGGCGCAGATGGCGATCAAAGATGTGTTTGACCCCAAATGGCTGCTCAATGCGGCCAAGGTCTTTCCGCTGGACACATCACAGCCCCGCCGCGTGGCCTAA
- a CDS encoding FAD-binding protein, translated as MMPETEDALAQIISAADGPLQISGGGTRPIGQVAGAPLSTAKMRGITLYEPGALTLVAKAGTPVAEIEAALAKENQRLAFEPMDHRALLGTTGTPTIGGVVAANVSGPRRIAVGACRDFTLGVRFVDGAGNIVKNGGRVMKNVTGYDLVKLLSGSYGTLGVLTEVSLKVLPNVETTACILLHGLDDATAIKALSTALGSPFEVTGATHLPRGMDGDPVTMIRIEGFEASVAYRCEKLCALLAPFGTASVQTGDDPDGYGTEKGWAWVRDVKTFADQPGDVWRISVKPSDAAAVAAQIGAKAVQYDWGGGLIWALTDGTEPRAKLANFAGHATLIRGRADVPVFQPEPTPLAAITAGLRAKFDPRGILNPGMMG; from the coding sequence ATGATGCCAGAAACAGAAGACGCGCTTGCGCAAATCATCAGCGCAGCCGATGGGCCTTTGCAGATATCCGGTGGTGGCACCCGCCCCATTGGGCAGGTGGCGGGGGCACCGCTCAGCACTGCGAAGATGCGCGGGATCACTCTTTATGAACCCGGCGCGCTGACATTGGTCGCGAAGGCCGGCACCCCGGTTGCCGAGATTGAGGCGGCCCTGGCCAAGGAGAACCAACGCCTTGCCTTTGAGCCGATGGATCACCGGGCGCTTTTGGGCACAACCGGCACGCCAACGATCGGCGGGGTCGTTGCGGCCAATGTGTCGGGCCCACGTCGGATTGCTGTGGGCGCATGCCGTGATTTCACGCTCGGCGTTCGTTTTGTGGATGGTGCAGGCAATATCGTCAAAAATGGCGGGCGCGTGATGAAGAATGTCACTGGCTATGATCTGGTCAAGCTCCTGTCTGGGTCTTACGGCACCTTGGGTGTGCTCACCGAAGTGTCGCTGAAAGTGTTGCCAAATGTGGAAACCACGGCCTGCATTTTGCTGCATGGGCTGGATGACGCAACCGCGATCAAGGCCCTGTCTACCGCGCTTGGCTCGCCCTTTGAGGTCACCGGCGCCACGCATCTGCCCAGGGGCATGGATGGCGATCCGGTGACGATGATCCGGATTGAGGGGTTTGAAGCGTCAGTTGCCTATCGCTGCGAAAAGCTTTGCGCTCTGCTGGCGCCTTTTGGTACGGCGAGCGTGCAGACAGGCGATGACCCAGACGGGTATGGCACCGAAAAAGGTTGGGCCTGGGTCCGCGATGTTAAGACCTTCGCCGATCAACCCGGTGATGTGTGGCGGATTTCAGTCAAACCATCTGACGCGGCGGCGGTTGCGGCCCAAATCGGCGCGAAAGCGGTGCAATATGATTGGGGCGGCGGGTTGATCTGGGCGCTGACAGATGGAACGGAGCCGCGCGCAAAATTAGCTAATTTTGCGGGCCACGCCACATTGATCCGTGGCCGCGCCGACGTACCGGTTTTCCAGCCCGAACCGACCCCGCTGGCCGCCATTACCGCAGGTCTGCGCGCCAAATTCGATCCGCGCGGCATTCTTAACCCAGGGATGATGGGCTGA
- the glcF gene encoding glycolate oxidase subunit GlcF, with amino-acid sequence MQTTFTPKQLTDPAIQRSNEILRACVHCGFCTATCPTYQVLGDELDSPRGRIYLIKDMLENERVPDEKTVKHIDRCLSCLACMTTCPSGVHYMHLVDHARAYIEKNYDRPWSDRALRWLLARILPYPTRFRLALLGAKIGRPFARFMPDPRLKAMLAMAPKTIPPVSRNDDPQTFPAKDKKMRVALMTGCAQKALNTDINDATIRLLTRLGAEIVVAKGAGCCGALTHHMGKEDESHAAAAKNITAWTHEMDTGGLDAIVINTSGCGTTVKDYGHMFRNDPLAADAARISAIAMDVSELLLKLDLPEGAQKDTKVAYHAACSLQHGQQIKTAPKELLKRAGYTVLEPADSHLCCGSAGTYNLMQPEISGQLKTRKVQTLEDLSPDIIAAGNIGCMMQIGSGTAVPIVHTVELLDWATGGPQPPALTAPGKRAPAVPILR; translated from the coding sequence ATGCAAACCACATTTACACCAAAGCAGCTGACCGACCCCGCCATTCAGCGATCCAACGAAATCCTGCGCGCCTGTGTGCATTGCGGCTTTTGCACAGCAACTTGCCCCACCTATCAAGTCCTGGGGGATGAGCTCGACAGCCCGCGCGGGCGTATCTATTTGATCAAGGATATGCTCGAAAATGAGCGCGTGCCCGATGAAAAGACCGTCAAACATATCGACCGCTGCCTGTCTTGTCTGGCCTGTATGACCACCTGCCCGTCAGGTGTCCATTATATGCACCTGGTCGACCATGCTCGCGCTTATATCGAAAAGAACTACGACCGACCTTGGTCTGACCGGGCCCTGCGCTGGCTTTTGGCACGCATCCTGCCCTATCCAACCCGGTTCCGCTTGGCGCTTTTGGGTGCAAAGATCGGACGGCCCTTTGCCCGTTTCATGCCTGATCCGCGCCTGAAAGCCATGCTGGCCATGGCCCCCAAAACCATCCCCCCCGTCAGCCGCAATGATGACCCGCAAACCTTTCCAGCCAAGGACAAAAAAATGCGCGTTGCGCTGATGACCGGTTGTGCGCAAAAGGCGCTGAACACCGATATCAATGACGCCACGATCCGGCTGTTGACCCGGCTGGGTGCTGAAATCGTTGTGGCCAAGGGGGCGGGTTGTTGCGGCGCATTGACCCATCACATGGGCAAAGAAGATGAAAGCCATGCCGCCGCAGCCAAGAATATCACAGCCTGGACCCATGAAATGGACACTGGGGGGCTGGATGCCATTGTGATCAACACCTCTGGCTGCGGAACCACAGTCAAGGATTACGGGCATATGTTCCGCAACGATCCGCTGGCGGCGGATGCGGCCCGGATCTCGGCGATTGCGATGGATGTCTCAGAGCTTTTGCTGAAACTGGACCTGCCCGAGGGCGCCCAGAAAGACACCAAAGTCGCCTATCACGCGGCCTGTTCGCTACAACATGGGCAGCAAATCAAGACGGCACCCAAAGAGCTGCTTAAAAGGGCAGGATACACCGTATTGGAACCCGCTGACAGTCATCTGTGCTGCGGTTCGGCAGGGACATACAACCTGATGCAGCCGGAAATCTCGGGGCAATTGAAGACGCGCAAAGTGCAAACGCTCGAGGACTTGAGCCCCGACATTATCGCCGCTGGTAATATCGGCTGCATGATGCAGATTGGCAGCGGAACCGCGGTTCCGATCGTGCATACGGTCGAATTGCTGGACTGGGCCACAGGGGGGCCGCAGCCGCCTGCATTGACCGCTCCGGGCAAGCGCGCGCCTGCTGTTCCGATCTTACGATAA
- a CDS encoding trypsin-like serine protease codes for MRSFIVSTVLFLATTFTALGQESALVTLETRQDSEGWEAVGRLDIRGKGFCTAALIRDRLILTAAHCLYDDEGILIDPDRFEFRAGLRDGRASATRTISRAIAHPNYTPNGDSTRPSEVAMDIAVLELDQPIRATRMRPYLIAPRPLTGDEVGVVSYGRGREDAPSLQELCSVLGRQTGVIVMTCDVEFGSSGAPVFMVHEGETRIASVVSAMAHVDGRKVSLGTSLEGPLSALLAHFAAMGPARPGGSQRLITTGERNDTGAKFVSVD; via the coding sequence ATGCGTTCTTTCATTGTCTCGACGGTACTATTTCTAGCAACCACATTCACTGCGTTGGGGCAGGAATCTGCGCTGGTGACACTTGAAACAAGGCAAGACAGCGAGGGCTGGGAGGCCGTCGGCCGTCTGGATATTCGCGGCAAAGGGTTTTGCACAGCTGCGCTTATCCGCGACCGGTTGATTCTTACCGCAGCGCATTGCCTTTATGATGACGAGGGCATCCTGATCGATCCCGACCGGTTTGAGTTCCGGGCCGGCCTGCGTGATGGACGCGCTTCGGCGACGCGGACGATCTCGCGCGCCATCGCGCACCCCAATTATACGCCCAATGGCGACAGTACCCGCCCGTCCGAGGTAGCTATGGACATCGCTGTGCTAGAGCTTGACCAACCGATCCGTGCGACCCGGATGCGTCCCTATTTGATTGCCCCACGTCCCTTGACCGGTGACGAGGTCGGCGTTGTCTCTTACGGGCGCGGCCGGGAAGATGCGCCGAGCCTGCAAGAGCTGTGCAGCGTTCTGGGCCGCCAGACCGGAGTGATTGTGATGACCTGCGATGTAGAATTTGGATCCAGTGGCGCCCCTGTTTTCATGGTTCATGAAGGCGAGACGCGTATCGCCTCGGTCGTGTCAGCGATGGCGCATGTGGATGGGCGCAAAGTTTCGCTTGGCACATCGCTTGAAGGGCCATTATCGGCCTTGCTTGCGCATTTTGCCGCGATGGGCCCCGCCCGCCCGGGTGGATCGCAACGTTTGATCACAACGGGCGAGCGCAACGATACAGGCGCCAAATTTGTAAGTGTTGATTAG
- a CDS encoding Hsp20 family protein, with the protein MRNFDLTPLYRATVGFDQIADLMDRALANEVGQNTYPPYNIEKTADDAWQISVAVAGFSEDELAIELKDRALLVTGRKADETAERNFLHRGIATRAFERRFQLADHVKVTGATHENGMLNIDLVREVPEALKPRRIEIASSAKTDANLVDAKSVN; encoded by the coding sequence ATGCGTAATTTCGACCTAACACCACTTTACCGTGCCACCGTAGGCTTTGACCAAATCGCCGACCTGATGGACCGGGCCCTTGCCAATGAAGTGGGACAGAACACCTACCCCCCATACAACATAGAAAAGACCGCTGATGACGCCTGGCAAATTTCCGTGGCCGTCGCCGGATTTTCCGAAGATGAGCTTGCGATTGAGCTGAAGGATCGGGCATTGCTGGTCACTGGCCGCAAAGCCGATGAAACAGCAGAGCGCAACTTCCTACATCGCGGCATCGCTACCCGCGCATTTGAGCGTCGTTTCCAATTGGCCGACCATGTCAAAGTGACGGGGGCCACCCATGAAAACGGCATGCTGAATATTGATTTGGTCCGCGAAGTCCCCGAAGCGCTGAAACCGCGCCGAATTGAAATCGCATCATCCGCCAAAACGGACGCCAATCTGGTTGATGCGAAGTCAGTAAACTAA